CCAGGACGTCGGGCAATCCAGCCTGCTCCTGCTGCTGTACGCCGTGGGCGCCGGCATTCCCATGCGGGCCATCGCCTACGGCGGCAAGCTCGTCGTGGGCCGCGTGCGCCGCGTGGCGCGTCACGCGGCGGGGCTGCAGCGGGCCTTTGGCGTCCTGCTCATCCTGACGGCGGCCGCCATCTATTTCCAGTACGACGTGCTGGCGTATGCGTGGATCGCCGGGCTGTTCGGCGGCGCCACGCCCTGACCCCTCCGATCCCCCGAATCGCGGCCGTGCGGGCAGGCAGCGCGTGCTCGCCACAAGGCCATTCGAATCATTCTTCCCACGACCCAAGGAGACCATCATGCTTGCACTCAAGAAACTCGCCCTGGCGGCCCTGTTCGCCGTATCCGCCCTGCCGCTCGGCGGGCTGGCGCGGGCCGCGCAGCCGCCGGCGCAGGCCCCGGCCTTCACCGGCATAGAAAAGTGGCTGAACAGCGAGCCGCTGGACCTGGCCGCGCTGCGGGGCAAGGTGGTGCTGGTGGACTTCTGGACCTACACCTGCATCAACTGCATCCGCACGCTGCCCTACGTGAAGAGCTGGCACGAGAAATACAAGGACCAGGGCCTGGTGGTGGTGGGCGTGCATACGCCCGAGTTCGCCTTCGAACGATCCACCCGGAACGTGCAGGACGCCATCAAGCGTTTCGGCATCACGTACCCCGTGGCGCAGGACAACAAGTACGCGACCTGGGAGGCCTATCGCAATGTCTATTGGCCGGCGTTCTACCTGGTCGACAAGCAGGGCAGGATCATCTACACGCACTTCGGCGAAGGCCAGTACAAGGAGACGGAGGCGATGATCCAGCAGGCCCTGGCGCAGCCGGCCGGGGGATGAGCGACCCGATGTCCAGGCAGGCCGCCGCGGCCTGGCCGGTGGGCGCCGGCAGCCATGGCATGGCGCCGAGCAGGGGGGCGCCATGGCTGCGCGCCAGGCGTACACGCAGCGTGTCCAGGTTTTCCTGGCGCAGCGGCATGGCGGGGTCGATGCCGTTGGCGATCCAGCCCGCCATGCGCAGGCCGCACGCCGCGATGGCTTCGGCGGTCAGCAAGGCGTGGCTCAGGCAGCCCAATCGCATGCCCACCACCAGGATGACCGGCAAAGCCAGCGCGACAGCCAGGTCGCCGGTATCGAGGTCGCCGTTCAGCGGTACGCGGAAGCCACCCACGCCCTCGACGATGGTGATCTGCGCGCTGGCTGAAACCTCGCGATGGCAGCGCACGATGTGGCCGATGTCCAGCGTGACGCCTTCCTGCCGGGCGACCAGGTGCGGCGCCGCCGCGGCGCGCAGCAGGAAGGGCGTGGACAGCGTGCGCGGCACGGCGACCGTGGCGGCATCGGCCAGCAGTTCGGCGTCCTCGTTGCGCCAGGTTCCGCCGGCGTCCCGATGCGCGCCGGCGGCGATGGGTTTCATCGCCGCGGTGGACAGCCCGCGGGCCGCGAAGGCGTGCAGCAGGGCGCAGCTGGCCAGGGTCTTGCCGATCTCGGTGTCGGTGCCCGCCACGAAGTAGGAGGCGCGATGATGCGTCATGGCGCGCACGTCCGGTCCGCCGCCTGGTCCGCGCCCCGGCCCGCCATGTTGTCCGCCATCCGGTCCGCCGCCCGGGCCGCCGCCAGCAAGGCCGCTCCCAGGCGTTCGATATCGCCCGCTTCGTGCGCCGCCGAGAGCGACAGCCGCAGACGCGCGGTGCCGGCCGGCACCGTCGGCGGCCTGATCGCCGGCACCCAGAATCCTTGTTCCATCAGCGCGTCGGCCAGCCCCAGGGCAGCTTCGTTGGCGCCGACCACGATGGGCAAAATGGGCGCTGGCGCTGGCGCAGGCGTGGCCGAGGCCGGGCCCGTCCAGGCCGGGCCCATCCAGGCCGGGCCCATCCAGGCCGGGCCCGCCCACGCGGTCCGCGCGATGAACGCTTGCATCGTATCGATGTGCCCCCGCAGCGCGCGGCGTCTGGCCGTGCCCTCCGCCCCGCGCATCAACGCGATGCTGGCGCTCGCGGCATGGGCCAGCGCGGGCGCGGCGGCGGTGGTGAAGATATAGGTCCGCGCACGCTGTACCAGCCATTCGATGACCGTGTCTTCCGCCACGACGAATGCACCCGACACGCCCGCGGCCTTGCCCAGCGTGCCCATATAGACCAGCAGCGGCGATCGCAGGCTCGCCGCCGCGACCGTACCGGCGCCATCGTCGCCGTGCACGCCGAAGCCATGGGCGTCGTCGACCACCAGCCAGGCCTGGTGCCTTTCGGCCAGTGCGACGAGTTCGCCCAGCGGCGCCACATCGCCGTCCATGCTGAACACGGCATCGGTCACGATCAGCTTCAGGCCGGCGCCGCGGTCCTCATCGAGCATCGCGGCCAGCGCCGTGGCGTCCGCATGGGGATAGATGCGCACGTTGGCGCGCGACAGCCGCGCGCCGTCGATCAGCGAGGCATGGTTCAAGGCATCGGAATAGATCGTCGCGCCGCGTCCCGCCAGCGCGCCGAGGATCGCCAGGTTCGCCATATAACCCGTGGAGAACGACAGGGCGCGCGGGTGCCGGGCAAAGCCTCCGGCGTATTCGGCAAGCACGTCCTCCAGCACGACATGCGCGCGGGAGTGCCCGCCGAGCAGGTGCGAGCCGCCGCTGCCGGCGCCATAGCGGCGAGCGCCGGCGGCAATCGCGTCGATCAGCGCGGGGTGGTTGGCCAGGCCCAGGTAGTCGTTGCTGGCGAAGGCGACCAGGTCCTTGCCGTCGATACGGATGCGCGGGGCGCATGGCGTATCGGCGACGCGCCGGCGCCGCGTCAGCGCCCGCGACCGCAGGTCTTCCAAACCGCGCGCCAGCATGTGCGCCGGCGTCATCAGGGCAGAGGTATCGGAAAGATGATTCATGCATGACCTCGAATAAGGTTATCCATTCAGGCCTGGCGCGGATCCAGGCTCCGCTCCAGTGCCTGCAGGGTGGCGGATGCCAAGCAGGCGATCTCCTGCGGGTCCAGCACATAGGGCGGCATCAGGTAGACCGTGCGGCCGATGGGGCGCAACAAGGCGCCCGCCGCCAGCGCATGGCGGGCATAGCGGCGCGCGAAGCCCCCGTCCGCATGCGCACCGCCCCGCACATCGAACGCCAGGATGGCGCCGCAACGGCGCAGGTGCGCGACATGGCGGTGCGACGCAAGATCGCCCAGCGCAGCCGCCAGGGCGTCGAAGCGCGCCCTGTTGCCGGCCAGTACGTCGTGCCGGTCGAACAGGTCCAGCGTGGCCAAGGCGGCGCGGCAGGCCAGCGGGTTGCCGGTGTAGGAGTGCGAATGCAGGAAGCCGCGCGCGATATCGTCGTCGTAGAAGGCGTCATGGACGCGATCGCTGCACAGCACGACCGACAGCGGCAGGTATCCGCCGGTAATGCCCTTGGACAAGCACAGCAGATCCGGCCGGATACCTGCCTGCTCGTGCGCGAAGAAGCTGCCCGTGCGGCCGAAGCCGACGGCGATCTCGTCGGCGATCAGGTGCACATCGTGCCGATCGCACAGCGCGCGCAGGCCGCGCAGGTAGGCCGGGTCGTGCATCGCCATGCCTGCCGCGCATTGCACCAGCGGCTCGACGATGATCGCCGCGATCGACGCGCCGCGCGTCTCGAACAGGGCGGCGACGTCCGCCAGGGCGCGGGCCGCCACATCGGCGGCGGTTTCGCCGGGCGCGGCCTGCCTGGCATCCGGCGATGCGACCTTGTGCGCCCGCCGCAGCAGGGGCCCATAGGCGTCGCGAAACAGCGCGACGTCGGTGACGCCCAGGGCGCCCAGGGTTTCGCCGTGATAACCGTGCTCCACGCAGGCGAACTCGCGCTTGTCCGGCTGGCCGCCATTGCGCCAGAAATGGAAGCTCATCTTCAGTGCGATCTCGACCGCCGACGCGCCGTCGGAAGCGAAGAATGCGTGACCCAGCGCGCCGTCCGTGCGCGCGGAAAGTCGTTCCGCCAGGGCCACCGCGGGTTCGTGCGTGCATCCCGCCAGCATGGCGTGCTCCAGCGTCGCCAACTGGTCGACCAGCGCTGCATTGATCGCCGGGTGCGCATGGCCGAACAAGTTCACCCACCACGAGCTGATGCCATCCAGGTAACGGCGTCCGTCGGCGTCATATAGCCAGGCGCCCGCGCCTCGCGCGATCGGCAATGGCGGACTGCTTTCATGGTGCTTCATCTGCGTGCAGGGATGCCATACCGCCCGCAGGCTGCGGGCGACCAGCGCATCGCCCCGCACAGGGTTCGTTACGCCTTGCATGACACGTCCCCGCCGCGCATGCCCAGCCGGGCCAGCAACTGGCGGTCGGCCGCGACGCGCGGATTGCCGGTGGTCAGCAACGCGTCGCCGTAGAACATGGAGTTGGCGCCGGCCAGGAAGCAGAGCGCCTGGGTCGCATCGTCCATCTGCTCGCGGCCGGCGGACAGCCGCACCACCGCACGCGGCATGGCGATGCGCGCCACGGCGATCGTCCGCACGAATTCGAAGGGATCCAACGGCGCCGATCCGTGCAAGGGCGTGCCGGCGACGCGCATCAGGCCGTTGACAGGCACCGACTCGGGATAGGGATCAAGGTTGGCCAGTTGGGCGATCAGGCCGGCCCGCACCGTGCGGTCCTCGCCCATGCCGACGATGCCGCCGCAGCACACCTTGACGCCGGCCTCGCGCACGTGCCACAAGGTGTCGAGCCGGTCCTGGTAGGTGCGCGTGGTGACGACGTTGCCGTAGAACTCGGGCGAGGTGTCCAGGTTGTGGTTGTAGTAGTCCAGGCCGGCGTCGGCGAGCTCGCGCGCATGCGACGCGTCCAGCATGCCCAGGGTCACGCAGGTTTCCAGTCCCAGCGCCTTGACGCCAGCGACCATGCGCGCGACCGCGGCGACCTGGCGCGGCTTGGGCGATCGCCACGCCGCGCCCATGCAGAAACGGCGCGCCCCCGCCGCCTGCGCGGCGCGCGCGGCCGCCAGCACATGGTCCAGGTCCATCAGGGGCTGCGCCTTGAGCCCGGTGTCGTGATGCGCGGATTGCGAGCAATAGCCGCAATCCTCCGGGCAGCCCCCGGTCTTGATCGACAACAGGCTGGAAAGCTGGATTTCGGTCGGATCGAAATGGGCGCGATGGACTTCCTGCGCGCGGTGCAGCAGGTCGGGAAAGGGCAGGTCGAGGAGGTTGGCGATGTTCGCGCTGGACCAGCGGCCTTCCGATCGCCGTCGTGGACGGTCAGGCAGGGCAACGGTCTGGATATGGGGCATGCGGGACTCCGGGCGGCTGGAAAAAACGGCCGCATCGTAGGCAGGGGAGGGGCCCTGCACAATCCCGTCGTTTGCCTCTTATTGGCGGCGCGTTGAATGCAACTCCCGGGAGTTGCCCTACGTTGGCGCTGCATCGCGCATAACGTGCCGGCAATGCCGGCTGGCGCGGCTGCCCGACTTTATAGTTTCAAGATGTTTCTGATGGCATGCGGAGGGCACTCCGCCGGCACCCGGCGGGTCTACAGTGCTGTCGATCCACACAAGGAGTATCCCCGTGCTGTTTGCCATCCACATGCTCGACAAACCCGGCGTCACCGACATCCGGACGCGTATCCGGCCCGAGCATCGGGCCTACCTGGCGACCAAGGCCGACCAGATGGCCTTCGCCGGCCCGCTGCTGGCGGATGACGGCGAAACCATGATCGGCAGCCTGCTGGTCATCGATTTTCCGTCCCGCGACGCGGCGGAAC
This genomic interval from Bordetella genomosp. 8 contains the following:
- the bioD gene encoding dethiobiotin synthase, giving the protein MTHHRASYFVAGTDTEIGKTLASCALLHAFAARGLSTAAMKPIAAGAHRDAGGTWRNEDAELLADAATVAVPRTLSTPFLLRAAAAPHLVARQEGVTLDIGHIVRCHREVSASAQITIVEGVGGFRVPLNGDLDTGDLAVALALPVILVVGMRLGCLSHALLTAEAIAACGLRMAGWIANGIDPAMPLRQENLDTLRVRLARSHGAPLLGAMPWLPAPTGQAAAACLDIGSLIPRPAAPGPAGSSPPSPCTGLRRSACR
- a CDS encoding aminotransferase class I/II-fold pyridoxal phosphate-dependent enzyme; the encoded protein is MTPAHMLARGLEDLRSRALTRRRRVADTPCAPRIRIDGKDLVAFASNDYLGLANHPALIDAIAAGARRYGAGSGGSHLLGGHSRAHVVLEDVLAEYAGGFARHPRALSFSTGYMANLAILGALAGRGATIYSDALNHASLIDGARLSRANVRIYPHADATALAAMLDEDRGAGLKLIVTDAVFSMDGDVAPLGELVALAERHQAWLVVDDAHGFGVHGDDGAGTVAAASLRSPLLVYMGTLGKAAGVSGAFVVAEDTVIEWLVQRARTYIFTTAAAPALAHAASASIALMRGAEGTARRRALRGHIDTMQAFIARTAWAGPAWMGPAWMGPAWTGPASATPAPAPAPILPIVVGANEAALGLADALMEQGFWVPAIRPPTVPAGTARLRLSLSAAHEAGDIERLGAALLAAARAADRMADNMAGRGADQAADRTCAP
- a CDS encoding YciI family protein, which produces MLFAIHMLDKPGVTDIRTRIRPEHRAYLATKADQMAFAGPLLADDGETMIGSLLVIDFPSRDAAEQWLRDEPFTRHGVYGSTSVHAFVNLWPQKVGFPAG
- the bioB gene encoding biotin synthase BioB, which codes for MPHIQTVALPDRPRRRSEGRWSSANIANLLDLPFPDLLHRAQEVHRAHFDPTEIQLSSLLSIKTGGCPEDCGYCSQSAHHDTGLKAQPLMDLDHVLAAARAAQAAGARRFCMGAAWRSPKPRQVAAVARMVAGVKALGLETCVTLGMLDASHARELADAGLDYYNHNLDTSPEFYGNVVTTRTYQDRLDTLWHVREAGVKVCCGGIVGMGEDRTVRAGLIAQLANLDPYPESVPVNGLMRVAGTPLHGSAPLDPFEFVRTIAVARIAMPRAVVRLSAGREQMDDATQALCFLAGANSMFYGDALLTTGNPRVAADRQLLARLGMRGGDVSCKA
- a CDS encoding thioredoxin family protein produces the protein MLALKKLALAALFAVSALPLGGLARAAQPPAQAPAFTGIEKWLNSEPLDLAALRGKVVLVDFWTYTCINCIRTLPYVKSWHEKYKDQGLVVVGVHTPEFAFERSTRNVQDAIKRFGITYPVAQDNKYATWEAYRNVYWPAFYLVDKQGRIIYTHFGEGQYKETEAMIQQALAQPAGG
- the bioA gene encoding adenosylmethionine--8-amino-7-oxononanoate transaminase, with translation MQGVTNPVRGDALVARSLRAVWHPCTQMKHHESSPPLPIARGAGAWLYDADGRRYLDGISSWWVNLFGHAHPAINAALVDQLATLEHAMLAGCTHEPAVALAERLSARTDGALGHAFFASDGASAVEIALKMSFHFWRNGGQPDKREFACVEHGYHGETLGALGVTDVALFRDAYGPLLRRAHKVASPDARQAAPGETAADVAARALADVAALFETRGASIAAIIVEPLVQCAAGMAMHDPAYLRGLRALCDRHDVHLIADEIAVGFGRTGSFFAHEQAGIRPDLLCLSKGITGGYLPLSVVLCSDRVHDAFYDDDIARGFLHSHSYTGNPLACRAALATLDLFDRHDVLAGNRARFDALAAALGDLASHRHVAHLRRCGAILAFDVRGGAHADGGFARRYARHALAAGALLRPIGRTVYLMPPYVLDPQEIACLASATLQALERSLDPRQA